From a region of the Tenggerimyces flavus genome:
- a CDS encoding RNA polymerase sigma factor, with amino-acid sequence MSDVEEAITAAHHEEWARVVASLTKRFGDLDVAEEAAAEAFATAVERWPTDGVPPNPGAWLTMTANRKAIDRIRRESKRDGKHKEAQMAYDDDPPEPLGAIEDERLRLIFTCCHPALAMETRIALTLRMVGGLTMPEIARAFLVQEAAMGQRITRAKAKIKAARIPYQVPNAEDLPERVSGVLAVLFLVFNEGYLATGPDTDPVRPTLTAEAIRLTRLIRTLLPNDGEVAGLLALMLLIEARRTARVAANGELVSLDEQDRGAWNAALVTEGHRLVRERLVAGEAPGRYQILAAINAVHTDARDVRDTDWSQVVALYDQLVSLDASPVIALNRAIAVAELDGPEVALGAIDRLEDKLAGYHAYHAARADLLRRLGRSQDSRAAYDKAIELAGNTAETAYLTRRRDQLGLTTT; translated from the coding sequence GTGAGCGACGTCGAAGAAGCCATCACCGCCGCGCACCATGAGGAGTGGGCGCGGGTGGTCGCCTCGCTGACCAAGCGCTTCGGCGACCTCGACGTCGCCGAGGAGGCTGCTGCCGAGGCGTTCGCGACCGCCGTCGAGCGGTGGCCGACCGACGGTGTCCCGCCCAACCCTGGTGCCTGGCTGACGATGACCGCCAACCGCAAGGCCATCGACCGCATCCGGCGCGAAAGCAAGCGCGACGGCAAGCACAAGGAGGCTCAGATGGCGTACGACGACGACCCGCCGGAGCCCCTCGGGGCCATCGAGGACGAGCGGCTCCGGCTGATCTTCACCTGCTGCCATCCCGCCCTCGCGATGGAGACCCGCATCGCGCTGACGCTGCGCATGGTCGGCGGCCTGACCATGCCCGAGATCGCCCGCGCGTTCCTGGTTCAGGAGGCCGCGATGGGCCAGCGGATCACCCGCGCGAAGGCCAAGATCAAAGCGGCGCGCATCCCGTACCAGGTCCCCAACGCCGAGGACCTCCCCGAACGCGTCTCCGGCGTCCTCGCCGTGCTCTTCCTCGTGTTCAACGAGGGCTACCTGGCGACCGGCCCCGACACCGATCCCGTACGCCCCACCCTCACCGCCGAGGCGATCCGGCTCACCCGCCTGATCCGCACCCTGCTGCCGAACGACGGCGAGGTCGCCGGCCTGCTGGCGTTGATGCTGCTCATCGAGGCCCGCCGCACCGCTCGGGTCGCGGCGAACGGCGAACTGGTCAGCCTCGACGAACAGGACCGCGGCGCCTGGAACGCGGCGCTGGTCACCGAGGGGCACCGGCTGGTCCGCGAACGTCTCGTCGCCGGCGAAGCTCCCGGCCGCTACCAGATCCTCGCGGCCATCAACGCCGTCCACACCGACGCCCGCGACGTACGCGACACCGACTGGTCCCAGGTCGTCGCCCTGTACGACCAGCTCGTCAGTCTCGACGCCTCACCGGTCATCGCCCTCAACCGGGCGATCGCGGTCGCCGAGCTCGACGGCCCTGAGGTGGCGCTGGGTGCCATCGACCGGCTCGAGGACAAGCTGGCCGGCTACCACGCGTACCACGCCGCCCGCGCCGACCTCCTCCGCAGGCTCGGCCGCAGCCAGGACTCGCGCGCGGCGTACGACAAGGCCATCGAGCTCGCGGGCAACACCGCCGAGACCGCTTACCTCACCCGCCGCCGCGACCAGCTCGGGCTCACGACCACCTAA
- a CDS encoding GNAT family N-acetyltransferase, producing MTTENSLHLRDITDENRDAVLALKVKPTQNQFVASVAQSLRDAENHPEAKPWYRAIYDGDEPVGFVMMSWKVPPGQPGIFGPYFLWRLLVDERHQRRGVGRAGLSLVIDLAKKDGATELLTSYQPGDGEPWPFYQGFGFEPTGELDGTEILLRLDLTKGSGQ from the coding sequence GTGACGACAGAGAATTCGCTGCACCTGCGCGACATCACCGACGAGAACAGGGACGCTGTCCTCGCCCTGAAGGTCAAGCCGACCCAGAACCAGTTCGTCGCGTCGGTTGCCCAGTCGCTCCGAGACGCCGAGAACCACCCCGAAGCCAAGCCCTGGTACCGGGCGATCTACGACGGCGACGAGCCGGTCGGGTTCGTGATGATGAGCTGGAAGGTGCCGCCAGGCCAGCCCGGGATCTTCGGCCCGTACTTCCTCTGGCGGCTGCTCGTCGACGAACGCCACCAGCGCCGCGGCGTCGGGCGCGCGGGGCTCAGCCTGGTCATCGATCTCGCCAAGAAGGACGGCGCCACCGAGCTGCTCACGAGCTACCAGCCCGGCGACGGCGAGCCGTGGCCGTTCTACCAGGGGTTCGGCTTCGAGCCGACCGGCGAACTGGACGGCACCGAGATCCTGCTCCGCCTCGACCTCACCAAGGGAAGCGGCCAGTGA
- a CDS encoding GNAT family N-acetyltransferase — MIRDAQPSDLDAIRRLYRQLNPDDPDVTDGSDAEAFEEILRTPRLRLLVLERDGEVVATTYLNVMPNLTRSASPYALIENVVVEESLRGTGLGKQLMSATLQAAWDAGCYKAMLMTGSKQPSTHAFYKACGFAGDVKTAYQARKWRA; from the coding sequence GTGATCCGTGACGCACAACCGAGCGACCTCGACGCGATCCGCCGGCTCTACCGGCAGCTGAACCCCGACGACCCGGATGTCACCGACGGCTCCGACGCCGAGGCGTTCGAGGAGATCCTGCGGACGCCCCGGCTGCGGCTCCTCGTTCTCGAACGCGACGGCGAGGTGGTCGCCACGACGTACCTGAACGTGATGCCCAACCTCACCCGCTCGGCCTCGCCGTACGCCCTGATCGAGAACGTCGTCGTCGAAGAGTCCTTGCGGGGAACGGGATTGGGCAAGCAGCTGATGTCCGCGACGCTGCAAGCCGCCTGGGACGCGGGCTGCTACAAGGCCATGCTGATGACGGGCTCGAAGCAACCCTCGACCCACGCCTTCTACAAGGCCTGCGGCTTCGCCGGCGACGTCAAGACCGCCTACCAGGCGAGAAAATGGCGCGCTTAA
- a CDS encoding class I SAM-dependent methyltransferase, giving the protein MRDLRSVEDVLRMLDGWFAADAAKWDQFYADREKPIPFFVAKPDESLASWLSTGVLPKGRALDLGCGHGRNAIALAQAGFDVDAVDLSSSAIEWGKARAAEASVDVRFHQADIFTVALPHDRYDLVYDSGCLHHLPPHRRVSYRDLIDRVLEPGGHFGLVCFAAGAMGSERTDEELYRAGSLEGGLAYDQDSLRWIFSDYTEVELRPMAEQPDDAATFGKDFLLTALFRR; this is encoded by the coding sequence ATGCGGGACCTCCGTTCGGTCGAGGACGTCCTGCGCATGCTGGACGGCTGGTTCGCGGCGGACGCGGCGAAGTGGGACCAGTTCTACGCCGATCGGGAGAAGCCGATCCCGTTCTTCGTCGCCAAGCCGGACGAGTCGCTCGCTTCCTGGCTGTCGACCGGCGTCCTCCCGAAGGGCCGCGCGCTCGACCTCGGCTGTGGACACGGGCGCAACGCGATCGCGCTCGCCCAAGCGGGCTTCGATGTCGACGCCGTCGACCTGTCGTCGTCGGCGATCGAGTGGGGCAAGGCCCGTGCCGCGGAGGCGAGCGTCGACGTACGGTTCCACCAGGCCGACATCTTCACCGTCGCGCTGCCGCACGACCGGTACGACCTGGTGTACGACTCCGGCTGCCTGCACCACCTGCCACCGCACCGCAGGGTCAGCTACCGAGACCTGATCGACCGCGTCCTCGAGCCGGGCGGCCACTTCGGGCTGGTCTGCTTCGCCGCCGGCGCGATGGGCTCCGAGCGCACCGACGAGGAGCTGTACCGCGCGGGCTCGCTCGAGGGCGGCCTCGCGTACGACCAGGACTCGCTGCGCTGGATCTTCTCCGACTACACCGAGGTCGAGCTCAGACCGATGGCCGAGCAACCGGACGACGCGGCGACGTTCGGCAAGGACTTCCTGCTGACGGCGCTGTTCCGCAGGTAG
- a CDS encoding DUF1905 domain-containing protein yields MDVEFSGEIFHWRGPAPYYFVRVPEEDSEDIRDIATGLTYGWGMVPASGQVGDTEFTTALIPKDGCYLVPLKDKVRKAEDLNEGDTIELRLSFAVA; encoded by the coding sequence ATGGACGTGGAGTTCAGCGGCGAGATCTTCCACTGGCGTGGGCCGGCGCCGTACTACTTCGTGCGCGTTCCCGAGGAGGACAGCGAGGACATCCGCGACATCGCCACCGGCCTCACCTACGGCTGGGGCATGGTCCCCGCCAGCGGTCAGGTCGGCGACACCGAGTTCACCACCGCGCTCATCCCGAAGGACGGCTGCTACCTCGTTCCGCTCAAGGACAAGGTCCGCAAGGCGGAGGACCTGAACGAGGGCGACACGATCGAGCTGCGCCTGTCGTTCGCCGTGGCTTGA
- a CDS encoding aminoglycoside phosphotransferase family protein, whose translation MVLVPERFAAERIRKSGAAGRRWVSELPALVERLAARWQVSLAAEPAQYGDLALVVFGSVLGQPCVLKVSWSEHSTYDEVAALRAWNGHGAVRLLEASPDDGAVLLERLDAARSLEKLPLLSAAEIAGGVIRRLTVPAPPGIRAPREDVPLGERQAELGSPVPRRWVDQASELLVALQASSGRSLVHTDLHYGNILGAEREPWLAIDPRPVAGDPELSVPELMWWRLDLDARPAAIRTLLDTLVAAGSLDPDKALGWTIVRAVSYWLWGLQTGLTIDPARCERLLEALA comes from the coding sequence ATGGTCTTGGTTCCAGAGCGCTTCGCCGCCGAACGCATTCGCAAGAGTGGTGCCGCCGGCCGCCGCTGGGTCTCGGAGCTTCCCGCGCTGGTGGAGCGGCTCGCTGCTCGATGGCAGGTCTCGTTGGCGGCGGAGCCGGCGCAGTACGGGGACCTCGCGCTCGTCGTCTTCGGGTCGGTGCTCGGTCAGCCGTGCGTGCTGAAGGTGTCGTGGTCGGAGCACTCGACGTACGACGAGGTCGCCGCCCTGCGCGCGTGGAACGGGCATGGCGCCGTACGGCTGCTCGAGGCGTCGCCCGACGACGGTGCTGTGCTGCTCGAACGGCTGGATGCCGCACGCTCGTTGGAGAAACTCCCACTGCTGTCGGCCGCGGAGATCGCCGGCGGGGTGATCCGGCGGCTCACCGTTCCGGCGCCGCCCGGGATCCGGGCTCCGCGCGAGGACGTCCCGCTGGGGGAGCGGCAGGCGGAGCTCGGCTCGCCGGTGCCGCGGCGTTGGGTCGACCAGGCGTCGGAGCTGTTGGTTGCGTTGCAGGCTTCGAGTGGGCGCTCGCTCGTTCACACCGACCTGCACTACGGCAACATCCTCGGCGCCGAACGGGAGCCCTGGCTGGCGATCGACCCGCGGCCGGTCGCCGGTGACCCGGAGCTCTCCGTCCCGGAGCTGATGTGGTGGCGGCTCGACCTCGACGCGCGGCCCGCCGCTATCCGTACGCTGCTGGACACGCTCGTGGCGGCGGGGTCGCTGGACCCGGACAAGGCGCTCGGCTGGACGATCGTTCGGGCGGTCAGCTACTGGCTGTGGGGACTGCAAACGGGGTTGACGATCGACCCGGCGCGGTGCGAACGGCTGCTCGAGGCACTGGCCTGA
- a CDS encoding DsbA family oxidoreductase, producing MNERMRIDLWSDFSCPWCYVGAARLEKAVQASPHADQIEIVPRAFELDPGAPKVPVAVTTYVAKRMGWSEADTLRQLDSMLPLTEAEGLPYKSDRVAANTFDAHRVLQLATTTGHGPRFLAELQLALFGGRMDTFDHAFLVATAEGVGVARERAEQVLASDEFADVVRGDQAEAQQLGVTGVPFTVVDARYGIPGAVPLDTFTQAIDEAWSARGSQ from the coding sequence ATGAACGAGCGGATGCGCATCGACCTCTGGAGCGATTTCTCTTGTCCGTGGTGTTACGTCGGCGCCGCGCGGCTGGAGAAGGCGGTCCAGGCATCGCCGCACGCCGACCAGATCGAGATCGTCCCGCGTGCGTTCGAGCTCGACCCTGGCGCGCCGAAGGTGCCTGTGGCGGTGACGACGTACGTGGCGAAGCGGATGGGCTGGTCGGAGGCCGACACGCTCCGGCAGCTGGACTCGATGCTGCCGCTGACCGAGGCGGAGGGCTTGCCGTACAAGTCCGACCGCGTCGCGGCGAACACGTTCGACGCCCATCGCGTGCTGCAGCTCGCCACCACCACCGGCCATGGGCCGCGGTTCCTGGCGGAGCTGCAGCTGGCGCTGTTCGGCGGCCGGATGGACACGTTCGACCACGCGTTCCTCGTCGCGACCGCCGAGGGCGTGGGCGTCGCGCGGGAACGGGCCGAGCAGGTGCTGGCGAGCGACGAGTTCGCCGACGTCGTACGCGGCGACCAGGCCGAGGCCCAGCAGCTCGGCGTCACCGGCGTCCCGTTCACGGTCGTCGACGCGCGCTACGGCATCCCCGGCGCGGTCCCGCTCGACACGTTCACGCAGGCGATCGACGAGGCGTGGTCAGCGCGCGGGAGTCAGTGA
- a CDS encoding alpha/beta hydrolase family protein, whose product MSLISRRTVSIGIAASLALLGNATTANAARGLRPRLPEPTGPYELGTTEMHLVDTSRTDPWVANRPRELMISVWYPARPSSHEPTAPYAGANVAPQLASQLAGFLGLAGDTLDLAGTTTHAHRGAKALGRHPVLLCSPALGASRTVGTYQAEELASRGYVVVTIDHTYETPVEFPGGRVTGVEAPLWHETFKDREIPVRVADTRFVLDALERIANGGNPDAENRQLPRGLRGALDLRRMGMYGHSLGGFTAAEAMLVDRRIDVGVNLDGSMKYERDDGSYDLSEVVQRGLTRPFLLFGGGTHSHLDDPAWAAFWLNQRAWKLDLNLPTGSHGAFADHQIVLPPLAKANGIPHEVITQALGAIEPARAVTAVGSYLGAYFDQFLRGRPQPMLWRESPRFPEVAFVR is encoded by the coding sequence ATGAGCCTGATCAGCCGCCGCACCGTGTCCATCGGAATCGCCGCCAGTCTTGCCCTTTTGGGCAACGCCACAACGGCGAACGCCGCACGAGGACTGCGGCCGCGGCTCCCCGAACCGACCGGACCGTACGAGCTCGGCACCACCGAGATGCACCTCGTCGACACCTCGCGGACGGATCCGTGGGTCGCGAATCGCCCACGAGAGTTGATGATCAGCGTCTGGTACCCGGCCCGCCCGTCGTCGCACGAGCCGACAGCACCGTACGCCGGCGCGAACGTTGCCCCGCAGCTCGCGAGCCAACTGGCCGGCTTCCTCGGGCTCGCCGGCGACACGCTGGACCTCGCCGGAACGACCACGCACGCCCACCGTGGAGCCAAAGCGCTCGGCCGCCATCCCGTCCTGCTCTGCTCCCCCGCACTCGGCGCAAGCCGCACGGTCGGCACCTACCAGGCCGAGGAGCTTGCGAGCCGCGGCTACGTGGTGGTGACGATCGACCACACGTACGAGACGCCGGTGGAGTTCCCCGGCGGTCGCGTCACCGGCGTTGAGGCGCCGTTGTGGCACGAGACGTTCAAGGACCGCGAGATCCCGGTCCGCGTCGCCGACACCAGGTTCGTCCTCGACGCGCTCGAGCGGATCGCGAACGGTGGCAACCCGGACGCGGAGAATCGTCAACTCCCACGGGGACTTCGCGGCGCGCTGGATCTCCGCCGCATGGGCATGTACGGGCACTCGCTCGGCGGCTTCACCGCGGCCGAGGCGATGCTCGTCGACCGCCGGATCGATGTCGGCGTCAACCTGGACGGCTCGATGAAGTACGAGCGGGACGACGGCTCGTACGACCTGAGCGAGGTCGTCCAACGCGGGTTGACGAGACCGTTCCTGCTGTTCGGCGGCGGGACGCACTCGCACCTCGACGACCCGGCCTGGGCCGCGTTCTGGCTCAACCAGCGCGCGTGGAAGCTTGACCTCAACCTGCCGACCGGCTCGCATGGCGCGTTCGCCGACCACCAGATTGTCCTTCCCCCGTTGGCGAAGGCGAACGGGATCCCGCACGAGGTCATCACGCAGGCCCTCGGCGCGATCGAGCCGGCGCGTGCCGTGACGGCGGTCGGCAGCTACCTCGGCGCGTACTTCGACCAGTTCCTGCGGGGCCGTCCGCAACCAATGCTGTGGAGGGAGTCGCCGCGCTTCCCCGAGGTCGCCTTCGTCAGATGA
- a CDS encoding TetR/AcrR family transcriptional regulator: MAALRRDARENVEKLTAAATRVFVAQGLGAPLDEVARAAGVSTGTLYNRFGSREALIDAIAPALVASRMAAVAADAESEPDAWGSFARYVSGLLELQVECPAQDDILTRRFPESRELTTLCDVANRQAVTYLEAAQATGAARADVDAHDLTALFAATSGILRSAGPEACRRHLRLVLAGLRI, encoded by the coding sequence GTGGCCGCGCTGCGCCGGGACGCCCGCGAGAACGTCGAGAAGCTCACCGCCGCGGCGACGCGCGTGTTCGTCGCGCAGGGTCTCGGCGCGCCGCTGGACGAGGTCGCCCGGGCGGCGGGGGTCAGCACGGGCACGTTGTACAACCGGTTCGGCAGCCGCGAAGCGCTCATCGACGCGATCGCACCGGCGCTCGTCGCGTCGCGGATGGCCGCGGTCGCCGCCGACGCGGAGTCGGAGCCGGACGCGTGGGGCTCGTTCGCGCGGTACGTCAGCGGCCTGCTGGAGCTGCAGGTCGAGTGCCCGGCGCAGGACGACATCCTCACCCGCCGCTTCCCGGAGTCGCGCGAGCTGACCACCCTGTGCGACGTGGCGAACCGCCAGGCGGTGACGTACCTCGAAGCCGCCCAGGCCACCGGAGCCGCACGAGCGGACGTGGACGCGCACGACCTCACCGCGCTGTTCGCCGCGACCTCCGGCATCCTCCGGTCCGCCGGCCCGGAAGCCTGCCGCCGCCACCTCCGCCTCGTCCTCGCCGGCCTGCGGATCTAG
- a CDS encoding YciI family protein, with product MPQYAILLYMPTPDEPSDMPPAELEAHLRYDERVKELGGKTGPAIALAPSSTATTIRGDAVTDGPFLEAKEVLGGAFVLEARDLDHAIRIARECPSTWRGSVEIRPLIGIQE from the coding sequence ATGCCTCAGTACGCGATCCTGCTCTACATGCCCACCCCCGACGAGCCGTCCGACATGCCTCCGGCGGAGCTGGAGGCGCATCTGCGCTACGACGAGCGGGTCAAGGAGCTCGGCGGCAAGACCGGGCCGGCGATCGCGCTCGCCCCGAGCAGCACGGCCACGACGATCCGCGGCGACGCCGTCACCGACGGGCCGTTCCTCGAGGCCAAGGAGGTGCTCGGCGGCGCGTTCGTCCTCGAGGCACGCGACCTCGACCACGCGATCCGGATCGCCCGGGAGTGCCCGTCGACGTGGCGCGGCTCGGTCGAGATCCGGCCGCTGATCGGCATCCAGGAGTGA
- a CDS encoding MBL fold metallo-hydrolase produces MSIELTPIPLGLFWVPGGDLAKYETRVRAPYVVCAYLLRHPEGTVLFDTGIVGDAEAVRRYTPRTFQLEEQLAAAGAALGDIDVVVNCHLHADHAGGNHLFAGTPIVVQRREVEAALDSDYTVRGAAVDFPGVSLQVVDGRHELMAGVTVVPTLGHSPGHQSLLISGMAEGTVLLAGQAFDQASDYALADLAVRLGASDLDVTAPDWMDELRHVDTAYFAHDLTRWQPPTATFTGTDALAAWPD; encoded by the coding sequence GTGAGCATCGAGCTGACACCGATACCCCTGGGTCTTTTCTGGGTGCCGGGTGGCGACCTCGCGAAGTACGAGACGCGGGTGCGGGCGCCGTACGTCGTCTGCGCGTACCTGCTCCGGCACCCCGAGGGAACCGTCCTGTTCGACACGGGGATCGTCGGCGACGCCGAGGCCGTGCGGCGGTACACGCCGCGAACGTTCCAGCTCGAGGAGCAGCTCGCGGCCGCCGGTGCGGCTCTCGGCGACATCGATGTCGTCGTCAACTGCCACTTGCATGCGGACCATGCGGGTGGGAACCACCTGTTCGCCGGCACGCCGATCGTGGTGCAGCGGCGCGAGGTCGAGGCCGCTCTCGATTCGGACTACACGGTGCGCGGGGCGGCCGTCGACTTCCCGGGTGTGAGTCTCCAGGTCGTCGACGGTCGGCACGAGCTGATGGCGGGTGTCACCGTCGTGCCGACGCTGGGACACTCGCCGGGTCATCAGAGCCTGCTCATCAGCGGGATGGCGGAAGGCACCGTGCTGCTGGCCGGGCAGGCGTTCGACCAGGCCAGCGACTACGCACTCGCCGACCTGGCCGTCCGCCTTGGCGCCAGCGACCTCGACGTCACGGCACCGGACTGGATGGACGAGCTCCGGCACGTGGACACGGCGTACTTCGCCCACGACCTCACCCGCTGGCAGCCCCCGACCGCCACCTTCACCGGCACCGACGCCCTGGCCGCGTGGCCGGACTAG
- a CDS encoding RNA polymerase sigma factor: MTADEVARAVAEAHRHEWSFVLAATARVTRDLDLAEECVQEAYVTALDAWERDGVPRSPGAWLTTTARRKALDAMRREQVLKTKLPMLIEPEVSEMDDPESVPDDRLRLIFTCCHPALAQEAQVALTLRLVCGIPTPHIAQAFLVSEATMAARLTRAKKKIAAAHIAYRVPDSAELPDRLDAVLTVIHLLFTTGHTAPSGDELVNLELVERSVDLARLLRSLMPDEREVRGLLALLLVTHARRTTRTDASGRLLLLSEQDRTAWDRAEIEEADRLVVEALRGPSRGRYALQAAVAALHAVARTYDDTDWPQILSLYGELLAIWPSPVVALNRAIALSMVSGPEAALPVIESLEQDGRLDGYRYLPATKADLLRRMGRLKEAADAYRTALAQADNEAERAFLSSRLEEVS, from the coding sequence GTGACGGCCGACGAGGTCGCGCGCGCCGTAGCCGAAGCGCATCGCCACGAGTGGTCGTTCGTCCTCGCGGCAACGGCCAGGGTCACGCGCGACCTCGACCTGGCCGAGGAGTGCGTGCAGGAGGCGTACGTCACCGCGCTCGACGCGTGGGAACGCGACGGCGTCCCGCGCAGCCCGGGTGCGTGGCTCACGACCACCGCGCGCCGGAAGGCGCTCGACGCGATGCGCCGCGAGCAGGTGCTGAAGACCAAGCTGCCGATGCTGATCGAACCGGAGGTGAGCGAGATGGACGACCCCGAGTCCGTGCCGGACGACCGGCTGCGGCTGATCTTCACCTGCTGCCACCCGGCGCTCGCCCAGGAGGCGCAGGTCGCGCTCACGCTGCGGCTGGTGTGTGGCATCCCGACCCCGCACATCGCGCAGGCGTTCCTCGTGTCGGAGGCCACGATGGCGGCTCGACTGACGCGTGCGAAGAAGAAGATCGCGGCGGCCCACATCGCTTACCGGGTTCCGGATTCGGCCGAGCTGCCGGATCGGTTGGACGCCGTTCTCACCGTGATCCATCTGCTGTTCACGACCGGCCACACCGCGCCTTCGGGCGACGAGTTGGTCAACCTGGAGCTGGTCGAACGATCCGTCGACCTCGCCCGGCTGTTGCGTTCACTGATGCCGGACGAGCGGGAGGTACGGGGCTTGCTGGCGCTGCTGCTCGTCACCCATGCCCGGCGGACGACCCGTACCGACGCCTCGGGCCGGTTGCTGCTGCTGTCGGAACAGGACCGAACGGCGTGGGACCGGGCGGAGATCGAGGAGGCGGACCGGCTCGTGGTCGAGGCGCTCCGCGGCCCGAGTCGTGGCCGGTACGCGCTGCAGGCCGCGGTCGCCGCGCTGCATGCGGTGGCGAGAACGTACGACGACACCGACTGGCCGCAGATCCTCAGCCTGTATGGCGAGCTGCTCGCGATCTGGCCGTCGCCGGTCGTCGCGTTGAACCGCGCGATCGCGCTCTCGATGGTGTCCGGCCCGGAGGCGGCGCTGCCGGTGATCGAGTCGTTGGAGCAGGACGGCCGGCTCGACGGCTACCGCTACCTGCCGGCGACCAAGGCCGACCTGCTCCGCCGGATGGGCCGGCTGAAGGAGGCCGCCGACGCCTACCGCACGGCGCTCGCCCAGGCGGACAACGAAGCAGAACGCGCGTTTCTCTCGTCCCGGTTGGAGGAAGTCTCCTAG
- a CDS encoding GNAT family N-acetyltransferase, producing the protein METPRIIVRPASLKDLAAVHALAERSVLTLLDEVYTAAQLEAGRTVGLYQVEEELFADGTYYVLEVDGLLVAGSGWSARGQFYPPGTPDGSAHSAHSAAVTTATMRATYVDPAWTRRGFASLLAQTTEAAARIAGFRRFEALCTPLSEAVRLRLGYHVAERVTVRVLDDISWPAALMRKTV; encoded by the coding sequence ATGGAGACACCCAGGATCATCGTCCGGCCGGCGTCGCTGAAGGACCTGGCGGCCGTGCACGCGTTGGCGGAGCGGTCCGTGCTGACGCTGCTGGACGAGGTCTACACCGCGGCCCAGCTCGAGGCCGGGCGGACGGTGGGGCTCTACCAGGTCGAGGAGGAGCTGTTCGCCGACGGCACCTACTACGTGCTGGAGGTCGACGGGCTCCTCGTCGCCGGCAGCGGATGGAGCGCCCGCGGTCAGTTCTATCCACCAGGGACGCCGGACGGCTCGGCGCACTCGGCGCACTCGGCCGCTGTCACGACGGCGACGATGCGCGCGACGTACGTCGACCCGGCGTGGACCCGCCGCGGCTTCGCGTCGCTGCTCGCGCAGACGACCGAGGCCGCGGCCCGGATCGCGGGCTTCCGGCGCTTCGAGGCGCTGTGCACGCCGTTGAGCGAGGCCGTACGCCTCCGCCTCGGCTATCACGTCGCCGAGCGAGTGACCGTTCGCGTTCTGGACGACATCTCCTGGCCGGCGGCCCTGATGCGCAAGACGGTTTAG